From Haloarcula sp. CBA1127, a single genomic window includes:
- a CDS encoding ribbon-helix-helix protein, CopG family: protein MPKISVEVPAELLNDIDKHVGEDGKFVNRSEAIRASVRKTLDVLDDIDERQGRLDDDQ from the coding sequence ATGCCCAAGATAAGCGTCGAAGTTCCGGCGGAGTTGCTGAATGACATCGACAAGCACGTCGGCGAAGACGGGAAGTTCGTCAATCGAAGCGAGGCTATCCGCGCCTCAGTCCGAAAAACGCTCGACGTGCTTGACGACATCGATGAGCGCCAAGGACGACTCGACGATGACCAGTGA
- a CDS encoding queuosine precursor transporter: MTSERSEAVRVGLVALFVTALVTSQVTASKLLAFSLPFSLPLAGSTLVLPGAALAYALTFFASDCYAELYGRRAATVVVNVGFAMNFVLLALVWSTILAPGLPQAAQPVDLAAFQNVLGASTAIVVASLSAYVISQNWDVFVFHWLRDRTDGEKLWLRNIGSTATSQLIDTVIFVGVGFILFQGVPPSEALVLIVGQYLLKLGIAVLDTPFVYAVVGFARRNNVVTTPASAD, encoded by the coding sequence ATGACCAGTGAGCGGTCGGAGGCGGTGCGCGTCGGCCTCGTCGCGCTGTTCGTGACAGCGCTGGTTACCTCACAGGTGACCGCCTCGAAGCTGCTTGCGTTCTCGCTGCCGTTCTCACTCCCGCTTGCCGGGTCGACACTTGTCCTGCCCGGGGCAGCGCTAGCGTACGCGCTGACGTTCTTTGCCTCCGACTGCTACGCCGAACTGTACGGCCGCCGGGCCGCGACCGTCGTCGTCAACGTCGGCTTCGCGATGAACTTCGTCCTGCTGGCGCTGGTCTGGAGCACGATTCTCGCCCCCGGACTCCCACAGGCGGCCCAGCCGGTCGATCTCGCGGCCTTCCAGAATGTGCTCGGGGCGAGCACGGCCATCGTCGTTGCCAGCCTGTCGGCCTACGTGATAAGTCAAAACTGGGACGTGTTTGTCTTCCACTGGCTCAGGGACCGAACGGACGGTGAGAAGCTCTGGCTCCGTAACATCGGCTCGACAGCCACCAGCCAGCTCATCGATACGGTCATTTTTGTCGGCGTCGGCTTCATCCTGTTTCAGGGTGTCCCACCGAGCGAGGCGCTGGTGCTCATCGTCGGCCAGTACCTGCTAAAGCTCGGTATCGCCGTTCTCGACACGCCGTTCGTCTACGCCGTCGTCGGCTTTGCCCGGCGAAACAACGTCGTTACGACCCCGGCGAGCGCCGACTGA
- a CDS encoding 23S rRNA (uridine(2552)-2'-O)-methyltransferase, which translates to MSGKDDYYNRAKQEGYRARSAYKLQQLDDTAGLLGEGRTVVDLGAAPGGWMQVAAERIGERGTLVGVDRQTIDDLADPEPTVEYVRGDMTEDSTKDEIREIVGESDGSGGPVDVVISDMAPNMTGQYDLDHARSVHLVRQAFEVATDLLDAGGDFCAKVFDGQDLDDLIADIEPEFEYVREVRPDASRDSSSELYLVAKHRLTGPVREGDIVEVTIDDIGEEGDGIAKVENFTVFVSGVEDGQTVEVRIDDVKPRYAFAEPVE; encoded by the coding sequence ATGTCGGGCAAAGACGACTACTACAACAGAGCGAAGCAGGAGGGGTATCGTGCGCGGTCAGCCTACAAGCTCCAGCAGCTAGACGACACAGCCGGCCTCCTCGGCGAGGGACGGACCGTCGTCGACCTCGGCGCGGCACCCGGCGGCTGGATGCAGGTCGCGGCCGAGCGCATCGGCGAACGCGGCACGCTCGTCGGCGTCGACCGCCAGACAATCGATGATCTGGCGGATCCCGAACCGACCGTCGAGTACGTCCGCGGCGACATGACCGAGGACAGCACGAAAGACGAGATCCGAGAAATCGTCGGTGAGAGCGACGGCAGCGGCGGACCGGTCGACGTTGTCATCTCTGACATGGCCCCGAACATGACCGGGCAGTACGACCTCGACCACGCCCGGTCGGTCCATCTGGTCCGGCAGGCCTTCGAGGTTGCGACGGACCTGCTTGACGCCGGCGGGGACTTCTGTGCGAAGGTGTTCGACGGACAGGACCTCGATGACCTCATCGCCGACATCGAACCGGAGTTCGAGTACGTCCGCGAGGTCCGCCCCGACGCCTCCCGTGACTCCTCCTCGGAGCTATATTTGGTTGCGAAACACCGCCTGACTGGGCCGGTCCGCGAGGGTGACATCGTCGAAGTCACTATCGACGACATCGGCGAGGAGGGCGACGGTATCGCCAAGGTCGAGAACTTCACCGTGTTCGTCAGCGGCGTCGAAGACGGCCAGACCGTCGAGGTCCGAATCGACGACGTGAAACCGCGGTACGCGTTCGCCGAACCGGTCGAGTAA
- the nirK gene encoding copper-containing nitrite reductase, producing MSTIPTTTRRRVLEALGVGTAALAGCASAPGAKEQATEAETTPQEPAMNAAQQTDVDRIAADPTAIPDPIDRSEPKTVSVEMTTKEQVAAVEPGVTYTYMTFGDQIPGPMVRVRRGDTVELTITNEEGNSMPHNIDLHAVRGPGGGAEASMVTPGQTKTFRFKATYPGAFIYHCAVPNLDMHISSGMFGMILVEPKEGLPEVDHEFYFGQHELYTTGDTGEKGHHDFDMEAMAAEEPTYVLMNGEKYAITPDRHGSPSMSVGDTARVYFVTGGPNLDSSFHPIGSVWDEVWQQGAIAGPPNKYVQTTPVKPGSCAIATLHAEVPGPIKLVDHALSRVARKGMMAVINREGAANPDVFEPEV from the coding sequence ATATCAACCATTCCGACGACGACGCGGAGGCGGGTGTTAGAAGCCTTGGGCGTCGGCACGGCCGCACTTGCGGGCTGTGCCAGCGCACCAGGCGCAAAAGAGCAAGCGACCGAAGCGGAGACGACCCCTCAGGAGCCAGCTATGAACGCCGCACAACAGACCGACGTCGACCGTATTGCCGCCGATCCGACCGCAATCCCGGACCCGATTGACCGGTCGGAGCCCAAGACCGTGTCGGTCGAGATGACCACCAAAGAGCAGGTCGCAGCGGTCGAGCCGGGCGTCACCTACACGTACATGACGTTCGGCGACCAGATCCCCGGGCCGATGGTCCGGGTTCGCCGGGGCGACACCGTCGAACTCACCATCACGAACGAGGAGGGGAACTCGATGCCTCACAACATCGACCTCCACGCCGTCCGTGGCCCTGGAGGCGGTGCTGAGGCGTCGATGGTCACGCCGGGCCAGACCAAGACGTTCCGGTTCAAGGCTACCTACCCCGGTGCGTTCATCTACCACTGCGCCGTCCCGAACCTCGATATGCACATCTCCTCGGGGATGTTCGGGATGATACTCGTCGAGCCGAAGGAGGGGCTCCCCGAAGTGGACCACGAGTTCTACTTCGGCCAGCACGAACTGTACACGACCGGCGATACCGGCGAGAAAGGGCACCACGACTTCGACATGGAGGCGATGGCGGCCGAAGAGCCAACGTACGTCCTGATGAACGGCGAAAAGTACGCCATCACGCCGGACCGACACGGTTCGCCGAGCATGTCGGTCGGCGACACCGCTCGCGTGTACTTCGTGACCGGCGGGCCGAACCTCGACTCCAGTTTCCACCCCATCGGGTCCGTCTGGGACGAGGTCTGGCAGCAGGGCGCTATCGCCGGACCGCCGAACAAGTACGTCCAGACCACGCCGGTCAAGCCGGGGTCCTGTGCCATCGCCACGCTCCACGCCGAGGTGCCCGGCCCCATCAAACTGGTTGACCACGCGCTCTCCCGGGTCGCCCGCAAAGGCATGATGGCCGTCATCAACCGCGAAGGGGCGGCAAACCCCGACGTATTCGAACCGGAGGTCTGA
- a CDS encoding DNA polymerase sliding clamp, with protein sequence MFNAIVSADTLQATLDSVSVLVDECKIHLEEDGLEIRAVDPANVGMVDLRLDAAAFESYETDGGLIGVNLSRLEDIAGMADAGQLVHLDLDEETRKLHISIDGLEYTLALIDPDSIRQEPDLPDLDLSANIVIEGKDIDRSVTAADMVSDHIALGVDATDELFYVDAEGDTDDVHLELTRDDLIDLTPGDAHSLFSLDYLKNMNKAIPKDAEVEMELGEEFPVKMHFSFAEGQGRVTYMLAPRIQSE encoded by the coding sequence ATGTTCAACGCCATCGTGAGCGCAGACACGCTCCAGGCGACTCTCGACTCTGTGAGCGTGCTGGTGGACGAGTGCAAGATCCACCTCGAAGAAGACGGGCTGGAAATCCGGGCAGTCGACCCGGCAAACGTTGGAATGGTCGACCTGCGACTCGACGCGGCGGCGTTCGAGTCCTACGAGACTGATGGTGGGCTCATCGGCGTCAATCTCTCCCGGCTCGAAGACATCGCCGGCATGGCCGACGCCGGCCAGCTCGTCCACCTCGATCTCGACGAGGAGACGCGGAAGCTCCACATCTCTATCGACGGTCTCGAATACACCCTCGCGCTGATCGACCCCGATTCGATCCGTCAGGAGCCCGACCTCCCGGATCTGGACCTCTCGGCGAATATCGTCATCGAGGGGAAAGACATCGACCGGTCGGTCACCGCCGCGGACATGGTCAGCGACCACATCGCGCTGGGCGTCGACGCGACCGATGAACTGTTCTACGTCGACGCCGAGGGCGACACCGACGATGTCCACCTCGAACTCACCCGCGACGACCTCATCGACCTCACGCCCGGGGACGCCCACTCCCTGTTCTCGCTGGATTACCTGAAGAACATGAACAAGGCCATCCCGAAAGACGCCGAGGTCGAGATGGAACTCGGCGAGGAGTTCCCCGTCAAGATGCACTTCAGCTTCGCTGAAGGCCAGGGCCGGGTCACGTATATGCTCGCGCCGCGCATCCAGAGCGAATAA
- a CDS encoding alpha/beta fold hydrolase, translating into MASAPPIPATDWLPDDSETESLSLPDGRRLAYATYGDADGYPVLFCHGTPGSHVAARLLTAPAREHGVRLIAPDRPGIGNSEDASVTLEDWPDDTAHLLSHLDVDTAGAIGFSGGGPFALACHRLPEIQRVALLGSSGPPSVGATGRVQQFVGALSRHAPWALGRLFRLQRWFALRRDPSYAVGFVAEETPETDALAADEVARIVRADMLTSMARGPSGIIREQRLLSQPWPFALEDISVPVSVFQGQNDANVAPSTGTALAQRLPDASLERVDSDHLGTLTAAGDDALAAVQRRTRV; encoded by the coding sequence ATGGCGTCCGCGCCGCCGATTCCGGCCACCGACTGGCTGCCGGACGATTCCGAGACGGAATCACTCTCGCTTCCTGACGGTCGACGGCTGGCCTACGCCACGTACGGCGACGCCGACGGGTATCCGGTCCTCTTCTGTCACGGTACCCCCGGATCACACGTCGCCGCACGGCTGCTCACCGCACCGGCCCGCGAACACGGCGTCCGCCTCATCGCTCCGGACCGGCCGGGTATCGGGAACTCGGAAGACGCTTCCGTCACACTCGAAGACTGGCCGGACGACACCGCGCACCTCCTGTCCCATCTCGATGTCGACACGGCCGGAGCCATCGGTTTCTCCGGCGGCGGTCCGTTCGCGCTGGCCTGCCACCGATTGCCCGAGATACAGCGCGTTGCACTTCTGGGCAGCAGCGGTCCGCCGTCAGTCGGCGCAACAGGGCGCGTCCAGCAGTTCGTCGGGGCACTCTCTCGACACGCTCCGTGGGCGCTCGGACGACTCTTCCGGCTGCAGCGATGGTTCGCCCTCCGCCGGGACCCGTCCTACGCTGTCGGGTTCGTTGCTGAGGAGACACCGGAAACAGACGCCCTAGCGGCCGACGAGGTGGCGCGAATCGTCCGCGCCGATATGCTCACGTCGATGGCACGCGGCCCGAGCGGGATCATCCGCGAGCAGCGACTGCTCTCACAGCCGTGGCCGTTTGCCCTCGAAGACATTTCGGTGCCGGTTAGCGTGTTTCAGGGGCAAAACGACGCCAACGTTGCCCCGTCGACGGGGACCGCCCTCGCACAGCGGCTTCCGGACGCCTCGCTCGAACGCGTCGACAGCGACCATCTCGGTACGTTGACAGCTGCTGGCGACGACGCGCTGGCCGCCGTACAGCGTCGCACGCGCGTCTGA
- a CDS encoding DUF4382 domain-containing protein — MRRRRFIATGAGVSVGLLAGCSGSSDSGESDGTSGDGTSDGGSTDADAMTDDGGTVGTFRLLISDQPAAIGDFDSLDVSFSRARIFHAKGDEEMDEGDDATETESTDTVTAEATGAETAEATETETAELTETAEPPETADDDDIADETEGEDEEADGGDSGFEVRDLDGATVDLTEVVGDKAIGVLDGELEAGRYSKIELYAESVDGVVDGESVDVKIPSEKLQLTKPFEVVAGESVDFVFDINVVKKGNGGYNLLPVISESGVAGKDVAVEEVGSDGGEDEADEAEEDSNASDDDEETEVATTETEETDRDSTPESNQRGNTTTAAE; from the coding sequence ATGAGACGACGACGATTCATCGCGACAGGCGCTGGCGTCAGCGTCGGTCTCCTCGCCGGCTGTTCCGGGTCGAGCGATTCCGGCGAATCTGACGGAACCAGCGGTGATGGCACCAGCGACGGCGGCTCCACCGACGCGGACGCAATGACGGACGACGGCGGAACCGTCGGGACGTTCCGGTTGCTAATCAGCGACCAGCCCGCGGCTATCGGTGACTTCGATTCGCTCGACGTATCCTTCTCCAGAGCCCGCATCTTCCACGCGAAGGGCGACGAGGAGATGGACGAAGGCGACGACGCGACCGAGACCGAATCTACGGACACGGTCACGGCCGAAGCAACCGGAGCAGAGACGGCTGAAGCGACTGAAACCGAGACAGCGGAGCTGACCGAGACTGCCGAGCCGCCCGAAACGGCGGACGATGACGACATAGCGGATGAAACCGAAGGCGAGGACGAGGAAGCCGACGGAGGCGACAGCGGCTTCGAGGTTCGTGACCTCGACGGCGCAACCGTCGACCTCACCGAAGTCGTCGGGGACAAAGCTATCGGCGTCCTCGATGGCGAACTCGAAGCGGGCCGCTACAGCAAGATCGAACTGTACGCCGAATCCGTCGATGGGGTCGTCGACGGCGAGTCGGTCGACGTGAAGATCCCGAGCGAGAAGCTCCAGCTGACCAAGCCGTTCGAAGTCGTTGCTGGCGAATCGGTCGACTTCGTCTTCGACATCAACGTCGTCAAGAAGGGCAACGGCGGCTACAACCTCCTGCCGGTCATTTCGGAAAGCGGGGTTGCCGGAAAGGACGTTGCTGTTGAGGAGGTCGGCAGCGACGGTGGGGAAGACGAGGCCGACGAGGCGGAGGAGGACAGCAACGCGAGCGACGATGACGAAGAGACCGAAGTCGCGACGACAGAAACCGAGGAAACTGACCGGGACTCGACGCCGGAGTCGAACCAGCGCGGCAACACAACGACGGCTGCCGAGTAG
- the hjc gene encoding Holliday junction resolvase Hjc, with product MANSNAKGDRRERELVNALDEAGFAVMRAPASGSATERELPDVLSGDGETFYAIEAKSSAGDPIYLTGEEVEALLFFARNFGAKPRIGVRFDREDWYFFHPADLHTTDGGNYRVKKEKALSDGTDFDEFVGNSEKVTLDEVGDDGPDQSVLDVLSALERGDLDKEEAAAMLE from the coding sequence ATGGCAAACTCGAACGCGAAGGGCGACCGCCGCGAGCGCGAACTGGTCAACGCACTCGACGAGGCGGGCTTTGCGGTGATGCGCGCGCCGGCAAGCGGCAGCGCGACCGAGCGGGAACTGCCGGACGTGCTCTCGGGCGACGGCGAGACGTTCTACGCTATCGAGGCGAAATCCAGCGCCGGCGACCCCATCTATCTCACCGGTGAGGAGGTCGAGGCGCTGCTGTTTTTCGCCCGGAACTTCGGCGCGAAGCCACGTATCGGCGTCCGGTTCGACCGCGAGGACTGGTACTTCTTCCACCCGGCGGACCTCCACACGACCGACGGCGGCAACTACCGCGTGAAAAAGGAGAAAGCGCTCTCCGACGGGACTGACTTCGACGAGTTCGTGGGTAACTCCGAGAAGGTCACGCTGGATGAAGTGGGCGACGACGGCCCCGACCAGAGCGTACTGGACGTGCTGTCGGCCCTCGAGCGCGGCGACCTCGACAAAGAGGAAGCCGCAGCGATGCTGGAATAG
- a CDS encoding SWIM zinc finger family protein, which produces MTLIEPAADRQSTALAPDLRSLPDRAARAWTERMAVRPRADSTYAVATESDSTYLVDIAQHACSCPDNRIRGEHCKHLRRVAIEITARRVAPPGKQRAVCDACGTVTFVAADAGTPHLCGNCRLETGDIVRDRETDDSLVVTAVTDTPADDWTIEATDGTVADYDTNDGYPPDDLVVLATYLSDAVSATEPREYAFPLSRLRRAEDAELVVGGTQ; this is translated from the coding sequence ATGACGCTCATCGAGCCAGCAGCCGACCGGCAGAGTACCGCACTTGCACCGGACCTCCGTTCCCTCCCGGACCGGGCCGCCCGCGCCTGGACCGAGCGCATGGCCGTTCGCCCACGAGCGGACAGCACGTATGCCGTGGCGACGGAGAGCGACAGCACGTACCTCGTCGACATCGCACAGCACGCCTGTTCCTGCCCGGACAACCGCATCCGCGGCGAGCACTGCAAACACCTCCGGCGCGTTGCCATCGAAATCACCGCACGGCGGGTCGCACCGCCCGGCAAGCAACGGGCGGTCTGTGACGCCTGTGGCACCGTTACCTTCGTCGCCGCCGACGCGGGAACGCCCCATCTCTGTGGCAACTGCCGACTGGAAACCGGCGACATCGTGCGGGACCGCGAGACGGACGACAGCCTCGTCGTTACGGCCGTCACCGACACGCCGGCCGACGACTGGACCATCGAGGCGACCGACGGGACGGTTGCCGACTACGACACTAACGACGGCTACCCGCCGGACGACCTCGTGGTGCTGGCGACGTATCTCTCCGACGCCGTCAGCGCGACTGAGCCACGAGAATACGCCTTTCCGCTGTCACGGCTCCGCCGCGCCGAGGATGCCGAACTCGTCGTCGGCGGGACACAGTAA
- the priL gene encoding DNA primase regulatory subunit PriL, protein MEPLHARYPFLARSREAVEAAAVDLGEIVATDETVTARALERVESAITDGTVGEPHRRTRVELLSYPVARVLVSLVDVHICTRKYAQAEAEAAYDRFTEEFETTTELKSTQRETLDRTELLAEFDLASAVSDAGHGYRVEVGAYLDLAADQRGDSWRLVNRPLADGEVRVTAEELNVLLKQAIRHRVTDGLPFTVPDAIADELTEEVDRLEEVLSELELTREIDTVVPELFPPCMKSLLDRVQKGEHLEHHSRFAIATFLTGIGMTTDEIVDLFQVNPGFGEEATRYQVDHIRGETSPTEYSTPACSTMQSYGDCVNMDDLCETIAHPMGYYEQKLDDTDEEELVDWREDEGEEEADA, encoded by the coding sequence ATGGAACCGCTCCACGCACGCTACCCCTTTCTGGCGCGGTCGCGGGAGGCCGTCGAAGCCGCGGCGGTGGACTTGGGCGAGATCGTCGCCACGGACGAAACGGTCACAGCGCGCGCGCTGGAGCGGGTCGAATCGGCAATCACGGACGGGACTGTCGGTGAGCCACATCGACGGACCCGCGTCGAACTGCTGTCGTACCCGGTCGCCCGTGTGCTGGTATCGCTCGTCGACGTGCACATCTGCACCCGGAAGTACGCACAGGCGGAGGCTGAGGCGGCCTACGACCGGTTCACCGAGGAGTTCGAAACGACGACGGAGCTGAAATCGACGCAGCGCGAGACGCTGGACCGCACGGAACTGCTCGCGGAGTTCGACCTTGCCAGCGCTGTCAGCGACGCCGGCCATGGGTACCGCGTCGAGGTCGGCGCGTATCTCGACCTGGCGGCCGATCAGCGGGGCGATTCTTGGCGGCTGGTCAATCGGCCACTGGCCGACGGCGAGGTCAGGGTCACCGCCGAGGAACTGAACGTCCTGTTGAAACAGGCGATTCGCCATCGGGTCACCGACGGCCTGCCGTTCACCGTCCCGGATGCCATCGCCGACGAACTGACCGAGGAAGTCGACCGCTTAGAGGAAGTCCTCTCGGAACTGGAACTCACCCGCGAGATCGACACCGTCGTTCCGGAACTGTTCCCGCCCTGCATGAAGTCCCTGCTCGACCGGGTACAGAAGGGCGAGCACCTCGAACACCATTCCCGATTTGCCATCGCCACCTTCCTCACCGGTATCGGGATGACGACGGACGAGATCGTCGACCTGTTCCAGGTCAACCCCGGCTTCGGCGAGGAGGCGACCCGGTATCAGGTCGACCACATCCGCGGGGAGACCAGCCCGACGGAGTACTCGACGCCGGCGTGTTCGACCATGCAGTCCTACGGTGACTGTGTCAACATGGACGACCTCTGTGAGACGATTGCTCACCCGATGGGCTACTACGAGCAGAAGTTAGACGACACCGACGAGGAGGAACTGGTCGACTGGCGCGAGGACGAGGGCGAGGAAGAAGCTGACGCCTAA
- a CDS encoding DapH/DapD/GlmU-related protein, whose amino-acid sequence MAVHETAQIENATLGTVEIREYVTIHDADIDDGVQIYEGASIKKATIHGPTDINANVYVENATVGESVQIGPNASIVGVTHDLTDAGMEFQNDTFDEIVIENGAFIGAGAVVLPGVTVGENAVVGAGTTVTEDVPAETVVRTAAETVQRSL is encoded by the coding sequence ATGGCTGTCCACGAGACCGCTCAGATTGAGAATGCGACGCTGGGAACCGTCGAGATTCGAGAATACGTCACAATCCACGACGCCGACATAGACGACGGCGTCCAGATTTACGAGGGGGCCTCGATCAAGAAGGCGACCATCCACGGCCCGACTGATATCAACGCAAACGTCTACGTCGAGAACGCAACGGTCGGCGAGTCCGTCCAGATCGGGCCCAACGCCTCCATTGTCGGCGTAACCCACGACCTCACCGACGCGGGCATGGAGTTCCAGAACGACACGTTCGACGAGATAGTCATCGAGAACGGGGCTTTCATCGGCGCTGGCGCGGTGGTCCTCCCGGGTGTCACAGTCGGCGAAAACGCCGTTGTCGGGGCCGGAACCACTGTAACTGAAGACGTTCCCGCCGAGACTGTGGTTCGAACCGCCGCGGAAACGGTACAGCGCTCCCTCTGA
- a CDS encoding adenosylhomocysteinase — translation MTTPISERLDDLDEARDSGRRKMDWAIQHMPICGALREEFEAEKPFAGERIGMAMHVEAKTAVLAEILAVGGAEVAITGCNPLSTHDDVSAALDAVDGITSYAERGVDDEEYYAAIEAVIAHDPTITVDDGMDLVAAIHEDYPDLIDTIIGGAEETTTGVHRLRAMDEDGELDYPVFAVNDTPMKRLFDNVHGTGESSLASIAMTTNLSWAGKTVVVSGYGDCGKGVAKKASGQNADVIVTEVEPRRALEAHMEGYEVKPMAEAAAEGDVFITTTGNRDVIIEEHFEAMQDGVLLANAGHFDVEVDLDALSDLAVDTYEARDGVQTYEMADGRRLNVLAEGRLVNLATPIALGHPVEVMDQSFGVQAVCVRELVENGDDYEAGVHAVPDRLDKEVAEIKLDAEGVDFDSLTDTQAEYMDSWQHGT, via the coding sequence ATGACGACGCCTATTTCCGAGCGACTTGACGACCTCGACGAGGCTCGCGACTCCGGCCGCCGAAAGATGGACTGGGCCATCCAGCATATGCCCATCTGCGGCGCGCTCCGCGAGGAGTTCGAGGCCGAGAAGCCCTTCGCCGGTGAACGCATCGGCATGGCGATGCACGTCGAAGCCAAGACCGCTGTCCTCGCGGAAATCCTTGCGGTCGGTGGCGCAGAAGTCGCCATCACTGGCTGTAATCCGCTCTCGACGCACGACGACGTGAGCGCCGCACTCGACGCCGTCGACGGCATCACCTCTTACGCCGAGCGCGGCGTCGACGACGAGGAGTACTACGCGGCTATCGAGGCCGTCATCGCCCACGATCCGACCATCACCGTCGACGACGGGATGGACCTCGTCGCGGCCATCCACGAGGATTATCCGGACCTCATCGACACCATCATCGGCGGGGCAGAGGAGACGACGACTGGCGTCCACCGACTGCGCGCGATGGATGAGGACGGCGAACTCGACTATCCCGTGTTCGCTGTCAACGACACGCCGATGAAGCGCCTGTTCGACAACGTCCACGGCACCGGCGAATCCTCGCTGGCTTCGATTGCGATGACGACGAACCTCTCGTGGGCCGGCAAGACCGTCGTCGTCTCCGGGTACGGTGACTGCGGCAAAGGTGTCGCAAAGAAAGCCAGCGGCCAGAACGCCGACGTGATCGTCACCGAAGTCGAGCCCCGCCGCGCGCTCGAAGCGCACATGGAGGGCTACGAGGTCAAGCCGATGGCCGAAGCCGCCGCCGAGGGCGACGTGTTCATCACGACGACCGGCAACCGCGACGTCATCATCGAGGAGCACTTCGAGGCGATGCAGGACGGCGTCCTGCTCGCCAACGCCGGTCACTTCGACGTGGAGGTCGACCTCGACGCCCTGTCAGACCTCGCCGTCGACACCTACGAGGCCCGCGACGGCGTCCAGACCTACGAGATGGCCGACGGTCGCCGCCTGAACGTGCTGGCCGAGGGCCGTCTGGTCAACCTCGCGACGCCAATCGCACTGGGCCACCCTGTCGAGGTGATGGACCAGAGCTTCGGCGTGCAGGCCGTCTGTGTCCGCGAACTGGTCGAAAACGGCGACGACTACGAGGCCGGTGTCCACGCTGTTCCGGACCGACTCGACAAAGAGGTCGCGGAGATCAAACTTGACGCCGAGGGCGTCGACTTCGATTCCCTGACCGATACGCAGGCCGAGTACATGGATTCCTGGCAGCACGGGACGTAG